Proteins from a genomic interval of Caulobacter sp. SL161:
- a CDS encoding Hsp70 family protein: protein MTAASPVSAPGAPTIGVDFGTTNTVVSLTLGDDQARLVRYSINNRDLFAFRSALSFHSVQGVGEAANERVVEAGPWAIEAYLEDPLETRFIQSFKTFAASAAFTETRILNKRYQFEDLLAAFLLRLKEHAGEQLAALPPRIIVGRPVTFAGSSPDEALALTRYEAAFQRLGFSDIRYAYEPVGAAFFFARQLKQDATVLVADFGGGTSDFSLVRFERAADGTLRSTPLSRSGVGVAGDAFDYRIIDQLVSPELGKGSDYRSFSNSLPIPQRYYAAFARWDQLALLRASKDMRDIRALERTAVEPDKIAALIEVLDGNHGYALYRSVSALKEALSSQDQATFRFEAGSVRIEKPVARTEFEAWIAPELAAIETAVGQALDQADLTEAGVDRVFLTGGSSFVPAVREIFLRRFGADKIETGGEFESIASGLALIGREADLDLWTMRAG, encoded by the coding sequence ATGACGGCCGCTTCTCCCGTTTCGGCCCCTGGCGCGCCGACCATCGGCGTCGACTTTGGCACCACCAACACCGTGGTCTCGCTGACCCTGGGCGATGATCAGGCGCGGCTGGTCCGCTATTCGATCAACAACCGCGACCTCTTCGCCTTCCGCTCGGCGCTCAGCTTCCATAGCGTCCAGGGCGTGGGCGAGGCGGCGAACGAGCGGGTGGTCGAGGCCGGCCCCTGGGCGATCGAGGCCTATCTGGAAGATCCGCTGGAGACGCGGTTCATCCAGTCGTTCAAGACCTTCGCCGCCTCGGCCGCCTTTACCGAGACCCGCATTCTCAACAAGCGCTACCAGTTCGAGGATCTGCTGGCCGCGTTCCTGCTGCGTCTGAAGGAGCATGCCGGCGAGCAGTTGGCGGCGCTGCCGCCCCGCATCATCGTCGGCCGCCCGGTGACCTTCGCGGGATCCTCGCCGGACGAGGCGCTGGCCCTGACGCGCTATGAGGCCGCCTTCCAGCGCCTGGGCTTCAGCGACATCCGCTACGCCTATGAGCCGGTGGGCGCGGCCTTCTTTTTCGCCCGACAGCTGAAGCAGGACGCCACCGTGCTGGTGGCCGACTTCGGCGGCGGCACCAGCGACTTCTCGCTCGTGCGGTTCGAGCGCGCGGCGGACGGGACGCTGCGCTCGACGCCGCTGTCGCGCTCAGGCGTCGGCGTGGCCGGCGACGCCTTCGACTACCGGATCATCGACCAGCTGGTCTCGCCGGAGCTGGGCAAGGGTTCGGACTACCGGTCGTTCTCCAACAGCCTGCCGATACCGCAGCGCTACTACGCGGCCTTCGCGCGCTGGGATCAGTTGGCCCTGCTGCGCGCCTCCAAGGACATGCGCGATATCCGCGCCCTGGAGCGGACGGCGGTCGAGCCCGACAAGATCGCCGCGCTGATCGAGGTTCTAGACGGCAATCACGGCTATGCGCTCTATCGCTCGGTCTCGGCGCTGAAGGAGGCGCTGTCGAGCCAGGACCAGGCGACGTTCCGGTTCGAGGCGGGCTCAGTGCGGATCGAAAAGCCCGTGGCGCGCACGGAGTTCGAGGCCTGGATCGCGCCCGAGCTGGCCGCGATCGAGACGGCGGTCGGCCAGGCCCTGGACCAAGCCGACCTCACCGAGGCGGGCGTCGATCGCGTGTTCCTCACGGGCGGCAGCTCGTTCGTGCCGGCGGTGCGCGAGATCTTTCTGCGCCGCTTCGGGGCGGACAAGATCGAGACCGGCGGCGAGTTCGAGTCGATCGCCTCGGGCCTGGCCCTGATCGGCCGCGAGGCGGATCTTGACCTCTGGACGATGCGCGCAGGCTAG
- a CDS encoding pirin family protein produces MIDRRPFEKLGGADHGWLKAKHHFSFASYYDPSNMNWGALRVWNDDEIAPNTGFPPHPHSDMEIITYVRDGAITHQDNLGNKGRTVAGDVQVMSAGTGIRHAEYNLEPETTRIFQIWIEPKSFGGAPSWGSKPFPKGDRSGKFVTLASGFSDDADALPIRTDARVLGATLKAGETTTYALGKDRSGYLVPAAGVVEVNGVKLNARDGAGIKDEDVITITALEDAELVLVDAA; encoded by the coding sequence ATGATCGACCGCAGACCGTTCGAAAAGCTTGGCGGCGCCGACCACGGTTGGCTGAAGGCCAAGCACCACTTCTCGTTCGCCAGCTACTACGACCCCAGCAACATGAACTGGGGCGCCCTGCGGGTGTGGAACGACGACGAAATCGCCCCCAACACGGGGTTTCCGCCGCATCCGCACAGCGACATGGAGATCATCACCTATGTCCGCGACGGCGCGATTACCCACCAGGACAACCTGGGCAACAAGGGTCGCACCGTCGCAGGCGACGTCCAGGTGATGAGCGCAGGCACGGGCATCCGGCACGCCGAGTACAATCTCGAGCCGGAAACGACCCGGATCTTCCAGATCTGGATCGAGCCGAAGTCGTTCGGCGGCGCGCCCTCCTGGGGCTCCAAGCCGTTCCCGAAAGGCGACCGCTCGGGCAAGTTCGTGACCTTGGCCAGCGGCTTTTCCGATGACGCCGACGCCCTGCCGATCCGCACCGACGCCCGCGTGCTGGGCGCGACGCTTAAGGCAGGCGAGACGACGACCTACGCCCTGGGCAAGGATCGCAGCGGTTATCTGGTGCCCGCCGCAGGCGTGGTTGAGGTCAACGGCGTCAAGCTGAACGCCCGGGACGGCGCCGGCATCAAGGATGAGGACGTTATCACCATCACCGCCCTCGAAGACGCCGAACTGGTGCTGGTCGACGCCGCCTAA
- a CDS encoding LysR family transcriptional regulator — MSKLPDLEGLAVFAKVAELRSFAAASETLAMSKATVSKAVTRLELRLGARLFNRTSRRLALTDAGQALVERASRVLAEAEAAEEEASSQSAAPRGLVRMAAPMSLGVASLAPVLPAFLEAYPDVSIDLHLSDATVDLIGMGFDIALRVADLPDSSLVARRLRAVQRHVVAAPAYWAAHGRPTHPADLAEHRGLTYGHQASPETWRFQRAGGEEAAVRPRSVLRANNGDALLPPLLAGTGVAMLPDFIVGPALANGRLEAVLTDWSAAPIALHLVMPPGGPRPARVTVLADYLAKTLGR, encoded by the coding sequence ATGTCCAAGCTCCCCGATCTGGAAGGCCTCGCCGTGTTCGCCAAGGTGGCCGAGTTGCGCTCGTTCGCTGCCGCCTCCGAGACCCTGGCCATGTCGAAGGCGACGGTTTCGAAAGCGGTGACGCGGCTTGAGCTGCGCCTTGGGGCCAGGCTCTTCAATCGCACCTCGCGACGCCTGGCCCTGACCGACGCCGGCCAGGCGCTCGTTGAGCGCGCCAGCCGGGTGCTGGCCGAGGCCGAGGCCGCCGAGGAGGAGGCCTCCAGCCAGTCCGCCGCGCCACGCGGGCTTGTTCGCATGGCTGCGCCGATGTCGCTGGGCGTCGCCAGTTTGGCTCCGGTGTTGCCTGCCTTTCTGGAAGCTTATCCGGACGTCTCGATCGACCTGCACCTGTCGGATGCGACCGTCGACCTGATCGGCATGGGGTTCGACATCGCCCTGCGCGTCGCCGACCTGCCCGACAGCTCGTTGGTGGCGCGGCGGCTGCGGGCGGTGCAGCGCCACGTCGTGGCCGCGCCGGCCTATTGGGCGGCGCACGGGCGTCCGACTCACCCGGCGGATCTCGCTGAGCATCGGGGGCTGACCTATGGCCACCAGGCCTCGCCGGAGACCTGGCGCTTTCAGCGGGCGGGGGGCGAGGAGGCGGCGGTGCGGCCGCGCTCGGTGCTGCGGGCCAACAATGGTGATGCGCTGTTGCCGCCGCTGCTGGCGGGGACTGGCGTGGCCATGTTGCCCGACTTCATCGTGGGCCCGGCCCTGGCCAACGGGCGTCTTGAGGCGGTGCTGACCGACTGGAGCGCCGCGCCGATCGCTCTGCATCTCGTCATGCCGCCCGGAGGGCCGCGCCCGGCGCGCGTTACGGTGCTGGCCGACTACCTGGCCAAGACGCTCGGGCGCTGA
- a CDS encoding NAD(P)/FAD-dependent oxidoreductase yields METFDVVVIGAGAAGMMCAIEAGKRGRSVLVIDHAKAPGEKIRISGGGRCNFTNTGASIHNFLSANPKFALSALRRYRPRDFIALVERYGIAYHEKTLGQLFCDGSAKQIITMLLTEMKAAGVTLRLETSVESVAKAASGFEVSLSSGKVACASLVVASGGKSIPKMGATGLGYDIARQFGLNIIETRPALVPLTFEAGMLARLTPLSGVALDAVVAHGKTKFQEGMLFTHRGLSGPSILQISSYWREGDEIRVDMAPGVDALAALKAARTATPRQAVATVLATLLPKRVAQVIAEGEASDKGNIADCSDKVLGRLAAAVNAWTFKPVGSEGYRTAEVTLGGVDTEGLDSRTLEAKAVPGLYFIGEVVDVTGWLGGYNFQWAWASGWSAGQSV; encoded by the coding sequence TTGGAAACCTTCGACGTTGTGGTGATCGGCGCGGGCGCGGCCGGCATGATGTGCGCCATCGAGGCGGGCAAGCGCGGGCGCTCGGTCCTGGTGATCGACCACGCCAAGGCGCCGGGCGAGAAGATCCGCATCAGCGGCGGCGGCCGCTGCAACTTCACCAACACCGGCGCGTCGATCCATAACTTCCTGTCGGCCAATCCCAAGTTCGCGCTGTCGGCCCTGCGGCGCTATCGCCCGCGCGACTTCATCGCCCTCGTCGAGCGCTACGGCATCGCCTACCACGAGAAGACCCTGGGACAGCTCTTCTGCGACGGCTCGGCCAAGCAGATCATCACCATGCTGCTGACCGAGATGAAGGCCGCCGGCGTCACCCTGCGGCTGGAGACCAGCGTGGAGAGCGTGGCCAAGGCTGCGTCCGGATTCGAGGTCTCCCTCTCTTCAGGCAAGGTCGCCTGCGCCTCGCTGGTCGTGGCCAGCGGCGGCAAGTCGATCCCGAAGATGGGCGCGACGGGCTTGGGTTACGATATCGCCAGGCAGTTTGGCCTCAACATCATCGAGACCCGCCCGGCGCTTGTGCCCCTGACCTTCGAGGCGGGCATGCTGGCGCGTTTGACCCCGCTCTCGGGCGTGGCGCTGGACGCCGTGGTCGCCCACGGCAAGACCAAGTTCCAGGAAGGCATGCTGTTCACGCACCGGGGGCTGTCGGGCCCCTCGATCCTGCAGATCTCGTCCTACTGGCGTGAAGGCGACGAGATCCGGGTCGACATGGCGCCCGGCGTCGACGCTCTGGCGGCGCTGAAGGCCGCGCGCACCGCCACGCCGCGTCAGGCGGTGGCGACGGTGCTGGCGACCCTGCTGCCCAAGCGCGTCGCGCAAGTGATCGCCGAGGGAGAAGCGTCCGATAAGGGCAACATCGCCGACTGTTCGGACAAGGTGCTGGGTCGGCTGGCCGCTGCGGTCAACGCCTGGACCTTCAAGCCCGTCGGTTCGGAAGGCTATCGCACCGCTGAAGTCACGCTGGGCGGGGTCGACACCGAAGGGCTGGACTCCCGCACCCTGGAGGCCAAGGCCGTGCCCGGCCTCTATTTCATCGGCGAGGTCGTGGACGTCACCGGTTGGCTGGGTGGTTATAACTTCCAGTGGGCCTGGGCGTCGGGGTGGAGCGCCGGGCAGTCGGTGTGA